One Camelina sativa cultivar DH55 chromosome 3, Cs, whole genome shotgun sequence genomic window carries:
- the LOC104777553 gene encoding LOW QUALITY PROTEIN: uncharacterized protein LOC104777553 (The sequence of the model RefSeq protein was modified relative to this genomic sequence to represent the inferred CDS: substituted 1 base at 1 genomic stop codon): MNDLISTKVPSCLARPPCLSEDSMISLKSPVRGLAQEELGSPLLAIGPVVGVLRLEEVYLFSFLSLTLVLVILQGVGGEQLGFPPQSDWLELHQQQALSVGSAQFIYCTVTSLSSPRTSSVVGIGGGGGWVTSADERVLSRGGHLDLDVSEFSGLAEFSLQARVDLWWSSSRLRWSLSDVSRVYLSKSFTDKVEHGWLPVVFWESLDLDPEGNLRGKRVGNGWFPPLXDYHPLVIVSWKHPLPRSDPVTFPFRSQRFEKKGNMVQRRWFAGLVSIPIRVRALASMRWLVSNSGALRRFGEGGRRLHPPLSLSGGKGILYSWWLSFLR, encoded by the exons ATGAATGATCTGATATCCACAAAGGTTCCTTCATGTCTTGCCAGACCTCCATGCCTCTCTGAAGACTCGATGATATCATTGAAATCTCCCGTGAG GGGCTTAGCACAGGAAGAGCTTGGTTCACCTCTGTTGGCTATTGGTCCTGTAGTTGGTGTTCTTCGTTTAG AGGAGGtctacctcttttcttttttgagcCTGACTCTCGTCCTTGTGATTCTTCAGGGGGTGGGAGGGGAGCAGCTTGGATTTCCTCCCCAGAGCGACTGGTTGGAGCTTCACCAGCAGCAAG CACTCTCCGTTGGATCTGCACAATTTATATATTGCACTGTAACTTCTCTGAGTTCTCCAAGGACTTCATCCGTTGTGGGGATAGGGGGAGGAGGGGGTTGGGTTACTTCCGCGGATGAGAGGGTCCTCTCTAGGGGAGGCCACCTTGATTTGGATGTTTCTGAGTTCTCAGGTCTCGCAGAATTTTCTCTCCAAGCTCGAGTTGACCTTTGGTGGTCATCATCACGACTACGATGGAGTCTTTCAGATGTTTCTCGGGTG TATCTCTCCAAGAGCTTCACTGATAAGGTGGAGCATGGCTGGTTGCCAGTAGTGTTTTGGGAGTCCTTGGACCTCGACCCAGAAGGGAATTTGCGAGGGAAAAGAGTCGGAAATGGTTGGTTCCCACCGTTGTAAGATTACCATCCATTGGTCATA GTAAGCTGGAAACATCCTTTACCCAGATCTGACCCTGTTACTTTTCCTTTTAGGTCCCAGCGGTTTGAGAAGAAAGGGAACATGGTCCAGAGGCGCTGGTTTGCCGGGTTGGTAAGCATTCCCATCCGGGTAAGAGCATTAGCTTCGATGAGGTGGCTTGTGTCCAATTCTGGAGCTTTGAGGCGTTTTGGGGAAGGGGGGAGAAGACTCCATCCACCCCTTTCCCTTTCAGGTGGTAAGGGAATTTTGTATTCATGGTGGTTAAGCTTTCTCAGATGA
- the LOC104777554 gene encoding uncharacterized protein LOC104777554, with the protein MEGPLLTEREDIKIDGDSLSNDEHNIRITVQESSSPPHEAKNVEWCNPCTESSVWFIELVMNLVQVVAAIFVMNHAKDEHPETAFLVWIIGYTCGCVVILLIELIVYVFSCVDEDTTDSLKNILKYFLVVWVVLLIWIYSSSLSSLYDNTQHFWLCMGFVVFTCIRYVPDKAIFSLIWLGFVVIIWIFATVLGTTPFMCIYQIFLFLFKIVYYILFVVLLLILMVAKELLEKYL; encoded by the exons ATGGAGGGCCCTTTGCTGACCGAGAGAGAGGACATCAAAATTGATGGCGATTCCTTATCAAATGATGAGCACAACATCCGCATTACAGTCCAAGAGTCTTCATCACCACCACATGAGGCTAAGAATGTTGAATGGTGTAACCCATGCACAGAATCAAGTGTTTGGTTTATCGAGCTTGTTATGAACTTGGTCCAAGTTGTTGCAGCCATTTTTGTCATGAATCACGCAAAAGATGAACATCCAGAAACAGCGTTTCTTGTATGGATCATCGGTTACACTTGTGGCTGTGTTGTTATTCTCCTTATTGAACTTATAGTCTATGTTTTCTCATG CGTCGACGAGGACACCACAGACTCTTTGAAGAATATTCTTAAATATTTCTTGGTGGTTTGGGTTGTGCTGCTCATTTGGATTTATTCTAGCAGTTTATCATCTCTATATGATAATACTCAACATTTCTG GTTATGTATGGGTTTTGTTGTCTTCACTTGCATTCGGTATGTGCCagataaagcaatattttcACTGATCTGGTTAGGTTTCGTTGTGATAATATGGATTTTCGCAACTGTGCTAGGCACGACCCCTTTTATGTGTATTTaccaaatatttctttttctttttaaaatagtttactATATACTTTTTGTTGTCTTGCTTTTAATTCTTATGGTCGCTAAGGAGCTTCTTGAGAAATATTTGTGA
- the LOC109130642 gene encoding uncharacterized protein LOC109130642: MSKAYDRLEWDFLECVMQEMGFSHLWIQWIMQYVTSVSYSYLLNGVEQGLVIPERGIRQGDPLSPYLFILCSEVLSGLCSKAQRDGRLPGVRIALGCPRVNHLLFADDTMFFCRSDGQSCSTLLTILKKYENASGQMLNKAKSAITFSSKTSEDTKNEAQRLLGIQKVGGLGKYLGLPEMFGRKKRDLFNQIIDRIRQRSRSYSSKFLSPAGKTTMLKSVLSAMPTYTMSCFKIPKSLCKRIQSALTRFWWDSSEEKKKMTWLAWNKMTKSKRDGGLGFRDITNFNDALLAKVSWRILNRPESLLARLLLGKYCKTESFLTCSASSTASHGWRGICIGRDLLKSQLGKAIGSGTDSSVWYDPWISLTSHATPVGPPPKDCQHLCVNDLICPNSKTWNREKIREILPHHEEVILLLRPSKLNAPDRYLWLPTKSGVYTAKSGYHEASKESNHQTHQDATLRDFNWLKEVWNFRCSPKVKFLLWKVLNNALPTGRTLQERNINPDAVCPHCNDQESSLHLFFHCPLAKQGIEVTNKLTCLPPTGICQGTLSPWILWALWTTRNKKIFEKKSPNGPDIVSTAIHQAREWITAQDLRPQIPKSHQNPSDLITRSDSIRCFSDAAWRTDSREAGLGWIFFDYPLMSETQGTTFLQNVSTPLLAEASALLFAIHEALDLGIKNIIFASIRNS, from the exons ATGAGTAAAGCCTACGATCGCCTGGAATGGGACTTCCTTGAGTGTGTAATGCAAGAGATGGGCTTCAGTCACCTGTGGATACAATGGATTATGCAATATGTTACCTCAGTATCATATTCCTACTTACTGAATGGAGTAGAACAAGGACTTGTCATCCCGGAAAGAGGGATCCGCCAAGGCGACCCTCTTTCACCTTACCTGTTCATCCTTTGCAGTGAAGTTTTGTCTGGACTCTGCTCTAAAGCCCAGCGTGATGGTCGACTCCCTGGAGTAAGGATAGCTCTAGGCTGCCCTAGAGTAAACCACCTTCTCTTTGCAGACGACACAATGTTTTTTTGTCGATCTGATGGCCAAAGCTGCTCAACGCTCCTCACCATCCTGAAGAAATATGAGAATGCATCAGGACAAATGTTAAACAAAGCTAAATCAGCAATTACATTCTCATCCAAAACTTCTGAGGACACAAAAAATGAGGCACAACGTCTACTAGGAATCCAAAAGGTGGGAGGTCTAGGTAAGTATCTGGGATTACCTGAGATGTTTGGCAGGAAGAAAAGAGACCTATTCAACCAGATAATAGACCGAATAAGACAACGATCCCGAAGCTACTCCTCCAAGTTCCTCTCTCCCGCGGGTAAGACAACTATGCTTAAATCAGTCCTCTCGGCAATGCCCACTTACACCATGTCATGTTTTAAGATCCCCAAGTCATTATGCAAAAGAATTCAATCCGCTCTCACGCGGTTCTGGTGGGATTCCTccgaagagaaaaagaaaatgacatgGTTAGCCTGGAACAAGATGACAAAATCTAAGAGAGATGGGGGTTTAGGTTTTAGAGATATTACCAATTTCAATGACGCCCTCCTTGCGAAAGTGAGCTGGCGAATCCTCAACCGACCAGAATCATTGTTAGCAAGACTTCTCCTAGGCAAATACTGCAAAACAGAGTCTTTCCTCACATGCTCGGCCTCATCAACAGCCTCACATGGCTGGCGGGGAATATGCATTGGGAGAGATTTATTGAAATCTCAACTGGGAAAGGCTATTGGCTCTGGAACTGATTCTTCTGTCTGGTATGACCCCTGGATCTCTCTGACCTCTCACGCAACACCTGTAGGACCACCACCAAAAGATTGTCAACACCTGTGTGTGAATGATCTAATCTGTCCTAACTCTAAGACCTGGAATAGAGAGAAGATACGAGAGATTTTACCTCATCATGAGGAGGTAATCCTCCTCCTTAGACCGAGTAAGCTAAATGCCCCAGATCGCTACCTCTGGCTCCCCACCAAGTCAGGAGTTTACACAGCAAAATCTGGCTACCATGAGGCATCAAAAGAAAGTAATCACCAGACTCATCAAGACGCGACGCTGAGAGACTTCAACTGGCTCAAAGAAGTGTGGAACTTTCGATGCTCGCCCAAAGTGAAATTCCTCCTCTGGAAAGTACTAAACAATGCTCTCCCAACAGGGAGAACCTTGCAGGAAAGGAATATCAACCCGGATGCGGTTTGCCCCCACTGTAATGATCAGGAATCGAGTCTCCACCTCTTCTTCCACTGCCCTTTGGCCAAGCAA GGGATTGAAGTAACCAACAAATTAACCTGCTTACCTCCAACTGGTATTTGCCAAGGAACCTTGTCGCCGTGGATCCTCTGGGCGCTTTGGACCACCAGGAACAAGAAGATATTTGAGAAGAAATCCCCAAATGGCCCGGATATTGTATCTACAGCAATACATCAAGCGAGAGAGTGGATTACAGCCCAAGATCTGCGACCACAGATCCCTAAATCTCACCAAAATCCCTCGGATCTAATAACTCGATCAGACTCGATCCGGTGTTTCTCTGATGCTGCGTGGAGAACTGATTCGCGTGAAGCCGGCTTGGGATGGATCTTCTTTGACTACCCTCTGATGTCTGAGACCCAAGGCACAACTTTTCTACAAAACGTGAGCACCCCCCTTCTGGCTGAAGCTTCGGCTCTACTTTTCGCCATTCATGAGGCCCTCGATCTAGGCATCAAAAACATCATCTTTGCTTCGATTCGCAACAGCTAA